In Micromonospora sp. LH3U1, one genomic interval encodes:
- a CDS encoding ATP-binding protein, producing the protein MDVTHPAGASKREVEVLVMLGARMSNADIAGRLHISVRTVENHVSSLLRKYGVADRRALGELAVQVQAGAPVPGRLAGLPSALTTFVGRSVEREHLMETLRGARLVTVVGPGGVGKTRLAGQIAGAAGPSFPSGGAFVDLVPARGGYVAQAVATALGVSERPQQSLEDAVVERLGESRSLLVLDNCEHVIDVVAPFAERVLAACPGTHILATSRERLGVRGERAVPLGPLPLESDAERLFIDRATAADPGFGADPVVVAKLCARLDGMPLAIELAAARSATLGENGLLAALDDQLRLVAGGRGVDERHRSLRAVIGWSHDLLDDEEQALFRRLAVFAGAFDLAAVAGVSPTGSTRGAVADVLGRLADKSLVSVHRRGGAVRWRLLQTVRAFAIEQLDVSGERPEIQDRHLHWAADVATELETRLDGDEWYEEFDGVADDLRAALAISPEGPGELPHRLAQALAHLAYSRRFLMESLGHYRTAAERAPAPGEAAADLCAASAVTHAIGDDGQQPFDLLLAAAQRARAAGDRGATAIALAQAVTTARRHPAGFAAEVPYERLRDLLDEAASAANGSSDAVVAARLAEAAAWAATSDGYEADPALAEAAVAAARATGDPVLISAALDAVATADMVAGRSADVRRITDERLTLLSAMSRHDPNAAPEIVDTYRMAHLAALGVGDLPAALSIGQRTMNDDLTGSSYHSAALLITPLVLSGRFDEALRMAGTAWEGWRRAGRPRTGTMSPPMAAVALVHGLRGDDEGCALWRSRAIEVIGELPPHSTFVSMVDARLAVHSGRVEDAAALVRLTFNGVRSWSPPYSRAVGAELAVVAELPDAPDLLSAAERHESAWAAACTARARGRLHGDAAALTASVAGWERIGARFERACTLLLLPDRAAEGRRDLTALGVGVSAQ; encoded by the coding sequence ATGGACGTCACCCATCCCGCCGGAGCGTCGAAGCGAGAGGTCGAGGTGCTCGTCATGCTCGGCGCGCGCATGTCCAACGCCGACATCGCCGGCAGGCTGCACATCTCCGTGCGGACCGTGGAGAATCACGTCTCCTCGCTGCTGCGCAAGTACGGTGTCGCCGACCGAAGGGCGCTCGGCGAGCTCGCCGTACAGGTGCAGGCGGGGGCCCCGGTACCCGGGCGGCTGGCCGGCCTGCCGTCGGCGCTCACCACCTTCGTTGGCAGGAGCGTGGAGCGCGAGCACCTGATGGAGACGCTGCGCGGCGCCCGACTCGTGACCGTGGTGGGACCAGGCGGGGTGGGGAAGACCCGGCTGGCGGGCCAGATCGCCGGCGCGGCAGGGCCCTCCTTTCCCTCCGGCGGCGCGTTCGTCGACCTCGTCCCGGCCCGTGGCGGGTACGTCGCACAGGCAGTGGCCACCGCGCTCGGCGTCAGCGAGCGCCCCCAGCAGTCGCTGGAGGACGCTGTGGTGGAGCGGCTCGGAGAGAGTCGATCGTTGCTGGTGCTGGACAACTGCGAGCATGTGATCGACGTGGTGGCACCGTTCGCCGAGCGGGTGCTGGCCGCCTGCCCCGGCACCCACATCCTCGCCACCAGCAGGGAACGCCTCGGCGTACGGGGTGAACGTGCCGTACCGCTGGGCCCGCTGCCGCTGGAGTCCGACGCCGAGCGGCTCTTCATCGACCGCGCTACCGCCGCGGACCCCGGGTTCGGGGCGGACCCCGTGGTGGTCGCCAAGCTGTGCGCGCGACTGGACGGCATGCCGCTGGCGATCGAATTGGCCGCGGCCCGTAGTGCCACCCTGGGCGAGAACGGGTTGTTGGCCGCGCTCGACGACCAGCTACGGCTGGTGGCCGGCGGTCGGGGTGTGGACGAGCGGCACCGCTCGCTGCGCGCAGTCATCGGCTGGAGCCACGACCTGCTCGATGACGAGGAACAGGCACTGTTCCGGCGGCTCGCCGTCTTCGCCGGAGCGTTCGACCTCGCCGCCGTCGCCGGGGTGAGCCCGACCGGTAGCACCCGCGGTGCGGTTGCCGACGTGCTTGGCAGGCTGGCGGACAAGAGCCTGGTCAGCGTGCACCGCCGAGGCGGAGCGGTCCGGTGGCGACTGCTGCAGACGGTGCGCGCGTTCGCCATCGAACAGCTGGACGTGTCGGGCGAGCGGCCGGAGATCCAGGACCGGCACCTGCACTGGGCGGCGGACGTCGCCACCGAGCTGGAGACGAGGCTGGACGGCGACGAGTGGTACGAAGAGTTCGACGGCGTCGCCGACGATCTGAGAGCCGCCCTCGCCATCTCCCCCGAAGGCCCGGGTGAGCTGCCGCACCGGCTGGCCCAGGCACTGGCACACCTCGCCTACTCACGGCGGTTCCTGATGGAATCGCTCGGCCACTACCGGACCGCCGCCGAACGGGCCCCCGCTCCGGGCGAAGCCGCGGCGGACCTGTGCGCGGCCTCCGCCGTCACGCATGCCATCGGTGACGACGGTCAGCAGCCTTTCGACCTGCTGCTGGCCGCCGCTCAGCGGGCCCGCGCGGCCGGGGATCGTGGGGCCACGGCCATCGCGCTGGCGCAGGCGGTCACCACCGCGCGGCGGCACCCCGCAGGGTTCGCCGCCGAGGTTCCGTACGAGCGCCTGCGTGACCTCCTCGACGAGGCGGCGTCGGCAGCCAACGGGTCGAGCGACGCCGTGGTGGCGGCCCGCCTCGCCGAGGCGGCGGCCTGGGCCGCGACCTCCGACGGGTACGAGGCCGACCCGGCGCTCGCCGAGGCAGCCGTGGCAGCCGCCCGGGCCACCGGCGATCCGGTGCTGATCAGCGCGGCTCTGGACGCGGTAGCCACGGCCGACATGGTGGCGGGGCGGAGCGCGGACGTTCGCCGGATCACGGACGAACGGTTGACCCTGCTATCCGCGATGTCCCGGCACGACCCGAACGCCGCCCCGGAGATCGTCGACACGTACCGGATGGCCCACCTGGCCGCCCTCGGCGTTGGTGACCTGCCGGCCGCCCTGTCGATCGGCCAACGGACCATGAACGACGATCTCACCGGCAGCTCCTATCACTCGGCCGCCCTCCTGATCACGCCGCTGGTGCTCAGCGGACGCTTCGACGAGGCGCTGCGGATGGCGGGCACCGCGTGGGAGGGTTGGCGGCGGGCCGGCCGTCCGCGAACCGGCACGATGTCGCCGCCGATGGCCGCGGTCGCCCTCGTCCACGGGCTGCGCGGCGACGACGAGGGATGCGCGCTGTGGCGTTCCCGCGCGATCGAGGTCATCGGGGAGCTACCCCCGCACTCCACGTTCGTGTCGATGGTCGACGCGCGGCTCGCCGTACACTCCGGGCGGGTCGAGGACGCCGCCGCGCTTGTCCGCCTGACGTTCAACGGCGTCCGCAGCTGGTCTCCGCCCTACTCGCGGGCGGTGGGCGCCGAACTGGCCGTCGTCGCCGAACTCCCCGACGCCCCTGACCTGCTGTCGGCCGCCGAGCGGCACGAGAGCGCGTGGGCCGCCGCCTGCACCGCCCGCGCCCGAGGCCGTCTGCACGGCGACGCCGCCGCCCTCACCGCCTCTGTGGCGGGATGGGAGCGCATCGGCGCCCGGTTCGAGCGAGCCTGCACGCTCCTGCTGTTACCCGACCGTGCCGCCGAGGGCCGGCGAGACCTCACCGCCCTCGGTGTCGGGGTCTCGGCGCAATGA
- a CDS encoding spinster family MFS transporter has translation MTKSPVEAPRSHSKAGYVLALLFIGNLLNFYDRALPAVVLEPIKEEYGLDDTQVGILASAFVLVAAVAGVPLGRLADRIPRTMVAGWGLIVWSAFTAAGGVLTSFWSFLASRVGVGVGEASYGPATGSLISDLYPSERRSRANSLFMLGFPIGTLLAFLTAGALAVTFDSWRAPFLIAAVPGFIVAVLVLRIREPRRGAADDMTVAAAPQRSSLRSLLRVRSMYGLIIGFAGYNFAAYAIGTFLTPVLQRYYGLDLVDAGVIGGVVIGITGLIGLLIGGRLLDRAARRSLGARVRTAAYSLAAAAVFALVGFAANRDRLWQLVLFLSLAYLLGIIYLAAAVPIVSDVIGPQQRAGAIGLMFAVGYLLGGAGGPIVVGILSDALAAQSADTTAATAQGLQTAMMIGVPVAFAVAAIGMLAASRSVKTDHEAMLAGEVPA, from the coding sequence ATGACGAAATCCCCGGTGGAGGCTCCACGCTCACACTCCAAAGCCGGTTATGTGCTGGCGCTGCTGTTCATCGGCAACCTGCTCAACTTCTACGATCGGGCGTTACCGGCGGTCGTGCTGGAGCCAATCAAGGAGGAATACGGGCTCGACGACACTCAGGTCGGCATCCTCGCCTCGGCGTTCGTCCTGGTCGCCGCCGTCGCCGGGGTTCCACTGGGCCGTCTCGCCGACCGGATTCCGCGCACGATGGTGGCGGGCTGGGGCCTGATCGTGTGGAGCGCGTTCACCGCCGCTGGCGGCGTGCTGACCAGCTTCTGGAGCTTCCTTGCCTCCCGCGTCGGCGTCGGAGTGGGCGAGGCGAGTTACGGGCCGGCGACCGGTTCACTGATCTCCGATCTCTACCCCAGCGAGCGCCGCTCCCGAGCCAACTCCCTGTTCATGCTGGGCTTCCCGATCGGCACGCTGCTGGCGTTCCTCACCGCCGGCGCCCTCGCCGTCACGTTCGACAGCTGGCGGGCGCCGTTCCTCATCGCAGCGGTCCCCGGCTTCATCGTCGCGGTCCTGGTCCTCCGCATCCGTGAACCTCGGCGCGGAGCCGCCGACGACATGACCGTTGCGGCCGCACCGCAGCGGTCGTCACTGCGGTCGCTGCTGCGAGTCCGCTCGATGTACGGCCTGATCATCGGCTTCGCGGGCTACAACTTCGCGGCGTACGCGATCGGCACCTTCCTCACCCCGGTCCTGCAGCGCTACTACGGCCTCGACCTGGTCGACGCGGGCGTGATCGGCGGGGTCGTCATCGGCATCACCGGGCTGATCGGCCTGCTCATAGGCGGCCGCCTGCTGGACCGCGCAGCCCGCAGGTCGCTCGGCGCACGGGTACGCACCGCCGCGTACAGCCTTGCCGCGGCCGCCGTGTTCGCGCTCGTGGGGTTCGCCGCGAACCGGGACAGGCTGTGGCAGCTCGTGCTGTTCCTGAGCCTGGCCTATCTGCTCGGCATCATCTACCTGGCCGCGGCCGTACCCATCGTGTCGGACGTGATCGGCCCGCAGCAGCGCGCCGGCGCGATCGGCCTGATGTTCGCCGTCGGTTATCTGCTGGGCGGCGCGGGTGGCCCGATCGTCGTCGGCATCCTCTCCGACGCCCTCGCCGCACAGTCGGCGGATACCACCGCTGCCACGGCACAGGGCTTGCAGACCGCGATGATGATCGGCGTGCCCGTAGCCTTCGCCGTGGCGGCGATCGGCATGCTGGCCGCCTCCCGCTCCGTCAAGACGGACCACGAGGCGATGCTCGCGGGCGAGGTGCCGGCATGA
- a CDS encoding dihydrofolate reductase family protein — translation MGRVVLSIFTSADGVVVNPQRFTFQFVSEDSMRTGLAQLRAADALLLGRVTYEGFAASWPSMTDEAGFADKMNSMPKYVVSTTLDRGEWNNTTVISENVAETITKLKAEVHGDILIYGSVALVRWLLRNELVDELRLVTYPVVMGGGVRLFEESGEPAVLRLVGAQAFDSGVVMLTYAPSGDNLVGWGPEPGAPDGEG, via the coding sequence ATGGGACGCGTTGTTCTGTCCATCTTCACCAGCGCCGACGGGGTCGTCGTCAACCCGCAGCGGTTCACCTTCCAGTTCGTCAGCGAGGACTCCATGCGGACCGGGCTGGCGCAACTGCGGGCCGCCGACGCGCTGCTGCTCGGCCGGGTCACCTATGAGGGGTTCGCCGCGTCCTGGCCGAGCATGACCGACGAGGCGGGCTTCGCGGACAAGATGAACAGCATGCCCAAGTACGTCGTCTCGACGACGCTGGACCGGGGCGAGTGGAACAACACCACCGTCATCAGCGAGAACGTCGCCGAGACGATCACCAAGCTGAAGGCCGAGGTGCACGGCGACATCCTGATCTACGGCAGCGTCGCGCTGGTCAGGTGGCTGCTGCGCAACGAACTCGTCGACGAACTGCGCCTGGTCACCTACCCCGTCGTGATGGGTGGTGGCGTGCGCCTCTTCGAGGAGTCGGGTGAGCCGGCGGTCCTGCGGCTGGTCGGCGCGCAGGCGTTCGACTCGGGCGTGGTCATGCTGACCTACGCCCCCAGCGGGGACAATCTCGTCGGGTGGGGGCCGGAGCCTGGGGCCCCAGACGGTGAAGGATAA
- a CDS encoding PucR family transcriptional regulator, with protein MTDATHVVWPVRRRMPDLVTLDKATRKKVATAVELLRARKDAYGDQFLKITREHLPGYRGLPDDEIRATAQRFMDTLVAELSDLRVPDEALRKLVQAVAARSAVRGIPPDVLATGYQLGSRAMLGVLDEVGAEVGLPPDLVLAIHDNTWEFSNEASAVFARVHHDLALERARFDAERRSTYAGGVLRGTFTAEQVNRDAHLFGFDPRVRHVPLAARAASTGDADTIRRAIASALHVPADRLLFAEVGATLGFIAPQVPDQLTGHLVAAGPAVPLDQLQTAFAEAVLALDTAERFGQSGVVRLADLGPRPLVLAGAQIAAGLVARHLDALDRSGRANNDIAETTRVYLNCDQQVRDTAQRLAVHQNTVRYRVRRFTELTGLDLRRTEDLVTAWWLLHRRRPSAP; from the coding sequence GTGACGGATGCGACCCACGTGGTGTGGCCGGTACGGCGACGAATGCCGGATCTCGTCACGCTCGACAAGGCCACCAGGAAGAAGGTGGCCACAGCCGTCGAACTGCTGCGGGCGCGCAAGGACGCGTACGGTGACCAGTTCCTGAAGATCACGCGGGAGCACCTGCCCGGCTACCGGGGTTTGCCGGACGACGAAATCCGGGCGACCGCGCAGCGCTTCATGGACACCCTGGTCGCCGAACTGTCCGACCTGCGCGTCCCCGATGAGGCCCTGCGCAAGCTGGTCCAGGCGGTTGCCGCCCGCAGCGCGGTTCGCGGGATCCCACCGGACGTGCTGGCCACCGGCTACCAGTTGGGGTCACGTGCGATGCTGGGCGTGCTGGACGAGGTGGGCGCTGAGGTCGGCCTGCCGCCGGATCTGGTTCTGGCGATCCACGACAACACCTGGGAATTCTCCAACGAGGCGTCCGCGGTGTTCGCGCGGGTGCACCACGACCTCGCGCTCGAACGGGCACGCTTCGACGCCGAACGCCGCTCCACGTACGCCGGTGGGGTGCTGCGCGGCACGTTCACCGCCGAGCAGGTCAACCGCGATGCCCACCTGTTCGGCTTCGATCCGCGCGTACGCCATGTGCCGCTCGCGGCGCGGGCCGCGTCGACCGGCGACGCCGACACGATCCGCCGCGCGATCGCGTCCGCGCTGCATGTACCCGCGGACCGGTTACTCTTCGCCGAGGTCGGCGCCACTCTCGGCTTCATCGCCCCGCAGGTGCCCGACCAGCTCACCGGCCACCTCGTGGCGGCCGGCCCGGCGGTTCCGCTGGATCAACTCCAAACGGCGTTCGCCGAGGCGGTGCTGGCCCTGGACACCGCCGAACGGTTCGGCCAATCCGGCGTCGTACGGTTGGCGGACCTCGGGCCACGGCCCCTGGTGCTGGCTGGTGCGCAGATCGCGGCTGGCCTCGTCGCACGTCACCTGGACGCCCTCGACCGCTCCGGCCGGGCGAACAATGACATCGCCGAGACCACGAGGGTCTACCTGAACTGCGATCAGCAGGTCCGCGACACCGCCCAGCGGCTCGCCGTGCACCAGAACACGGTGCGCTACCGGGTGCGCCGCTTCACTGAACTCACCGGCCTCGACCTGCGCCGCACCGAGGACCTGGTCACGGCGTGGTGGCTGCTGCATCGCCGTCGTCCCTCAGCCCCATGA
- a CDS encoding DUF1801 domain-containing protein: MNDDVTQYINKTQPWQMDVCEKLRAMIDQTIPGVEERLQYGKPHYLKNGHYAAVIAVAKSKVSFMVFNATEIPEVKGFLRAMGNGERKTVDIKEGQDVDYGSLASILGKTTAAL, from the coding sequence GTGAACGACGATGTCACCCAGTACATCAACAAGACGCAGCCGTGGCAGATGGACGTATGTGAAAAACTACGTGCGATGATAGACCAGACCATCCCAGGTGTCGAGGAACGGCTTCAGTACGGCAAGCCGCACTACCTCAAGAACGGTCATTACGCGGCCGTCATCGCGGTAGCCAAGTCCAAGGTCTCGTTCATGGTCTTCAACGCGACGGAGATCCCCGAGGTCAAGGGATTCCTCCGGGCAATGGGCAACGGTGAACGCAAAACTGTCGACATCAAAGAAGGGCAGGACGTCGACTACGGCTCACTCGCCAGCATCCTGGGAAAGACCACGGCCGCCTTGTAG
- a CDS encoding ATP-binding protein, whose translation MTQHVGGSPNPNGINGPGEFIAALRQLRAWSDLSYRQLARRAEAAGEVLPASTTASMLARASLPRSDIVATFVRACGLDGAAVATWVAARNALAAATARPDGAAPVTHDAPQPAPDGGPVPAMLPADIADFTGREEHVVPLYEHLSGPTGPGRRHHAPAIATISGMGGVGKTALAVHVAHRLAAKYIDGQLYVNLRGADASPLQSGDVLARFLRALGVPNQRIPADETERAELYRTRLADRSVLLVLDNAATESQVRPLLPGTATCAVLVTSRARLTGIEGARRVDLDVFAPTTAIRLLASITTDERVAAQHTGAAQIIALCGGLPLAVRVAGARLAARPKWHLGHLATMLGDERRRLDQLAVGDLEVRASLALSYQGLDPTAQRLFRLLGLFDLPDFPAWFAAAMLDSTLDTGVEHAEALVDAQLLTAADTDAAGQQRYRFHDLVRIFARERATVEETGESLAAALTRGFGGWLALTERMAGHIPGPCYAAISGPAPRPVMGWVERYTPSIDPGLWFDAERAALLSLIRQVCLLGLDDVAFDLAGCMEKYFDVRGMYSDWVDTNTEVMSACRAAGNLLGEAVMLRGLIDVTTWITDGGDGDAMSRLHDEAFRLLDMFTLLRHEQGMSDAAVMCSWALTAAGDRTTAITYATRALQWANRSEHRGGRIRARLALSVAYYEQGRFDDAAAGLADALDEARTLGNPRWVATVLQFSGITHRELANFERSHGMLRESLSISRHYGDTYTEVLTLLALARLDFQRGDPAARSIAETSVLLSREYHMSHHLAQALEVLGEIELADGCPARAIGHLEESVAIWRTRGWHSMQAAALTNLGKAYAQTEPLAARRAFEEARAIFTRLGNTAKLAELLPYIPPHGTERRQEPTPPRVA comes from the coding sequence ATGACTCAGCATGTTGGTGGTTCGCCGAACCCGAATGGGATCAACGGGCCGGGCGAGTTCATTGCCGCTCTCCGCCAGTTGAGAGCGTGGTCAGACCTGTCGTACCGGCAGCTGGCCCGTCGGGCGGAGGCCGCCGGTGAGGTGCTGCCGGCGAGTACGACCGCCTCGATGCTCGCCCGCGCCAGCCTGCCCAGGAGCGACATCGTCGCGACGTTCGTCCGCGCCTGCGGGCTCGACGGGGCGGCGGTCGCCACGTGGGTCGCGGCACGCAATGCGCTCGCCGCCGCAACGGCCCGGCCGGATGGCGCGGCACCTGTCACGCACGACGCGCCGCAGCCCGCACCGGACGGTGGACCCGTGCCTGCCATGCTGCCCGCCGACATCGCCGACTTCACCGGCCGCGAGGAGCATGTGGTACCGCTGTACGAGCACCTGTCGGGCCCGACGGGACCCGGCCGACGCCACCACGCCCCGGCCATCGCGACGATCAGTGGCATGGGTGGCGTCGGCAAAACGGCCCTCGCCGTCCACGTCGCCCATCGGCTGGCCGCCAAATACATCGACGGTCAGCTCTACGTCAACCTGCGCGGTGCCGACGCGTCGCCGTTGCAGTCCGGCGACGTCCTGGCCCGGTTTCTGCGCGCGCTGGGTGTACCGAACCAGAGAATTCCGGCGGACGAGACCGAACGTGCCGAGCTGTACCGCACCCGCCTCGCCGACCGCTCGGTGCTGCTGGTCTTGGACAACGCGGCCACCGAGAGCCAGGTCCGACCCCTGCTGCCGGGCACGGCGACCTGCGCTGTCCTGGTGACCAGCCGGGCACGGCTGACCGGCATCGAGGGTGCCCGTCGCGTCGACCTCGACGTGTTTGCACCTACGACGGCGATCCGGCTCCTGGCCAGCATCACCACGGACGAGCGGGTGGCCGCACAGCACACCGGGGCGGCGCAGATCATCGCGTTGTGTGGTGGGCTACCGCTGGCGGTGCGCGTCGCCGGGGCGCGCCTCGCCGCCCGGCCCAAATGGCACCTCGGACACCTGGCGACGATGCTCGGCGACGAGCGACGCCGCCTGGACCAGTTGGCAGTCGGTGACCTGGAGGTTCGCGCCTCGCTGGCGCTGAGCTACCAGGGGCTCGACCCGACGGCACAGCGGCTGTTCCGGCTGCTCGGCCTCTTCGACCTGCCGGACTTTCCGGCCTGGTTCGCCGCAGCCATGCTCGACTCGACATTGGACACCGGCGTCGAGCACGCCGAAGCGTTGGTGGATGCGCAGTTGCTGACGGCCGCCGACACCGATGCGGCCGGGCAGCAGCGCTACCGCTTCCACGACCTGGTACGGATCTTCGCTCGGGAGCGCGCCACGGTCGAGGAGACCGGTGAGTCGCTTGCGGCCGCGCTCACCCGCGGGTTCGGCGGCTGGCTGGCCCTCACCGAGCGGATGGCTGGACACATCCCAGGGCCGTGCTACGCGGCGATCAGCGGACCCGCGCCGCGCCCGGTCATGGGCTGGGTCGAGCGGTACACGCCGAGTATCGACCCGGGCCTGTGGTTCGATGCCGAGAGGGCGGCGCTGCTGTCCCTGATCCGGCAGGTCTGTCTGCTCGGCCTCGACGACGTGGCGTTCGACCTGGCCGGGTGCATGGAGAAGTATTTCGACGTGCGCGGCATGTACAGCGACTGGGTCGACACCAACACCGAGGTCATGTCTGCGTGCCGCGCGGCGGGCAACCTGCTCGGTGAGGCGGTCATGCTACGCGGCCTGATCGACGTGACCACGTGGATCACCGACGGCGGCGACGGCGACGCGATGTCCCGGCTGCACGACGAGGCGTTCCGGCTGTTGGACATGTTCACCCTCCTGAGGCACGAGCAGGGCATGAGCGACGCCGCCGTGATGTGCTCCTGGGCGCTCACCGCGGCGGGCGACCGCACCACCGCAATCACCTACGCCACCCGTGCCCTCCAGTGGGCCAACCGGTCGGAGCACCGGGGGGGCCGGATCCGGGCCCGGTTGGCGCTGTCAGTCGCTTACTACGAGCAGGGGCGGTTCGACGACGCCGCCGCTGGCCTGGCCGATGCACTGGACGAGGCGCGGACCCTGGGCAATCCGCGTTGGGTCGCGACCGTCCTGCAGTTCTCCGGCATCACCCATCGCGAGCTCGCCAACTTCGAACGTAGCCACGGCATGCTTCGCGAGTCGCTGAGCATCTCGCGTCACTACGGCGACACGTACACCGAGGTCTTGACGCTGCTCGCGCTGGCACGGCTGGACTTTCAACGGGGTGATCCGGCCGCGCGTAGCATCGCCGAGACGTCGGTGCTGCTCAGCCGTGAGTACCACATGAGCCACCACCTGGCCCAGGCGCTGGAGGTGCTGGGCGAGATCGAGCTGGCCGACGGCTGCCCCGCACGGGCGATCGGCCACCTCGAGGAATCGGTAGCGATCTGGCGCACCCGCGGATGGCATTCGATGCAGGCCGCGGCGCTCACAAATCTGGGCAAGGCGTACGCGCAGACCGAGCCGTTGGCCGCGCGACGGGCGTTCGAGGAAGCTCGCGCGATCTTCACCCGGCTCGGCAACACCGCCAAGCTCGCCGAGCTCCTCCCGTACATCCCGCCGCACGGCACCGAGCGCCGCCAGGAACCGACGCCGCCGCGCGTGGCGTGA
- a CDS encoding ATP-grasp domain-containing protein, with translation MLLVPANPLRPRRPDDHFAAEALAARDAGLDVALVDHDALTQNDPARAVATVPTGGVAVYRGWMLRSEQYEAFAEALAVRGVTLRTSSDQYRRAHELPGWYAALAPVTPTSAWTTGTDRTAFDQARTDLGEGPAVLRDYTKSMKHHWHEAAFIPDLSDAATAWQVGARFLELRGDDVTGGFVLRRFERFTTAEVRTWWINGTCALIGAHPDTPNDLPPADLDLTATTPLVAALGLPFVTVDLAQRDDGVWRVIELGDGQVSDRPTTVKPDDFNAALLSGER, from the coding sequence ATGTTGCTGGTACCCGCGAACCCTCTGCGGCCACGCCGGCCCGACGACCACTTCGCGGCCGAAGCCCTCGCGGCCCGCGACGCCGGGCTCGACGTCGCGCTGGTCGACCATGACGCCCTGACCCAGAACGACCCGGCGCGGGCCGTCGCCACGGTCCCGACCGGCGGGGTCGCGGTCTACCGCGGCTGGATGCTCCGCAGCGAACAGTACGAGGCCTTCGCCGAGGCGCTCGCCGTCCGCGGCGTGACCCTACGAACCAGCAGCGACCAGTACCGCCGCGCCCACGAACTCCCCGGCTGGTACGCCGCACTCGCACCGGTCACCCCGACCTCCGCCTGGACCACCGGCACCGACCGGACTGCGTTCGACCAGGCGCGCACGGATCTCGGCGAGGGGCCGGCCGTGCTGCGTGACTACACGAAGTCGATGAAACACCACTGGCACGAAGCCGCGTTCATCCCCGACCTCAGCGACGCTGCCACCGCCTGGCAGGTCGGGGCCCGATTCCTCGAACTACGCGGCGACGACGTCACCGGCGGCTTCGTCCTGCGCCGTTTCGAACGCTTCACCACCGCCGAGGTCCGTACCTGGTGGATCAACGGCACCTGCGCACTCATCGGAGCGCACCCCGACACCCCGAACGACCTCCCACCCGCCGACCTCGACCTCACCGCGACCACGCCGCTGGTCGCCGCGCTCGGCCTGCCGTTCGTCACCGTCGATCTCGCCCAGCGAGACGACGGCGTCTGGCGCGTCATCGAACTCGGAGACGGCCAAGTCAGCGACCGTCCCACCACCGTCAAACCTGACGACTTCAACGCCGCACTACTCAGCGGCGAACGCTGA